CCGTCGCCTGTTTAAAAAAGGTCAAGATCTCCTCGTCGCCGTCTTCCATCGATGCCCAGGAAAATTTCCTGCTGGTGACCTGCCCCAATTCCTCGCCAAATCGGAGGTAGACGGTGATGCCGTGATCATCGGTCCGGCCACCCGCCTTCACATCATAAGGATGAAGGTGGAGCATCTCGAGCTCTTGTACAAGTAGCCGATATAGCCTCGGCTCCACGGATTGAAGCGGTTTGTCGGGAAGCATCGCCGACAGTGTATGGGTCTCATTTTTCATGAAGCAGTCCCTCCACTTCTTTTTCCAGCATGTTCATTTCATCCCGGTTATGCAGTTCATCAACGACAATCAAGGCTTGAAAACGGGCAAGAAGCTCGCATCCCACCTTGCCTTGCGCCAGCAGTTCCTTAATCTCACCGACAATTTCCCGCATTAATTGATGATCGCGAGTCAGGGAAATAATGACGTTCTTCAACTCCGGCTTGATGTCGACAGCCTCCACATATAATCCTTCCTCTTCGCTGGCTGCGTGCTGAAGCGTACGCCCCTCCCAATGCTCCACCGTGATGTAAGCGATTTCCTCCGCCTTGTCCAGTTCGCCTTTTTTTATACTTCTGTCCAACAGCTCTGTAA
This DNA window, taken from Paenibacillus kribbensis, encodes the following:
- a CDS encoding hemerythrin domain-containing protein; the encoded protein is MSGPALRHVDSHSMIHEAALGEARELTELLDRSIKKGELDKAEEIAYITVEHWEGRTLQHAASEEEGLYVEAVDIKPELKNVIISLTRDHQLMREIVGEIKELLAQGKVGCELLARFQALIVVDELHNRDEMNMLEKEVEGLLHEK